The following coding sequences are from one Triticum dicoccoides isolate Atlit2015 ecotype Zavitan chromosome 4A, WEW_v2.0, whole genome shotgun sequence window:
- the LOC119284784 gene encoding zinc finger protein ENHYDROUS-like: MEVDTSSATAKSGGAPPPPPPGPPAKKKRALPGMPDPDAEVIALSPKTLMATNRFVCEICNKGFQRDQNLQLHRRGHNLPWKLRQRSGKEVRKRVYVCPEPSCVHHDASRALGDLTGIKKHFCRKHGEKKWKCDKCSKKYAVQSDWKAHAKTCGSREYRCDCGTLFSRRDSFITHRAFCDALAEESAKARAPPAEDGSSGAAAPPALPPPPAAPVPLQQLPPAPAPQQHEEPEREIGAAAPEPVVQYTPPAPLMPSPPSVNGANVSASTSSVAATSQSLLGSMFAPSSVAQAPQYPERALAAKPPSLCLATDAASAQFSAPAADRQQQQLPPPSPSPSAHMSATALLQKAAQMGATSSSSSFLRGLGLDISSSSPASTSSGQHHHHHHHHHHQEAMQMQFPEGSLQQWPPRLEPEPAPMMSAGLGLGLPYDSTGGPMGLPELMMGQSSLFSAKPATLDFLGLGMSPTGATTSRGLPVFMQPMGGAVGMARSGTGPPDTFGAGRGAQGKPWERNPSSSPIL, encoded by the exons CCAAGACGCTGATGGCGACGAACCGGTTCGTGTGCGAGATCTGCAACAAGGGGTTCCAGCGGGACCAGAACCTGCAGCTGCACCGGCGGGGCCACAACCTGCCGTGGAAGCTCCGGCAGCGGAGCGGCAAGGAGGTGCGCAAGCGGGTGTACGTGTGCCCGGAGCCCAGCTGCGTGCACCACGACGCCTCCCGCGCCCTCGGCGACCTCACCGGCATCAAGAAGCACTTCTGCCGCAAGCACGGCGAGAAGAAGTGGAAGTGCGACAAGTGCTCCAAGAAGTACGCCGTGCAGTCCGACTGGAAGGCGCACGCCAAGACCTGCGGCTCCCGCGAGTACCGCTGCGACTGCGGCACCCTCTTCTCCCG GAGGGACAGCTTCATCACCCACCGCGCCTTCTGCGACGCGCTGGCAGAGGAGAGCGCCAAGGCGCGCGCCCCGCCGGCGGAGGACGGGAGCTCCGGCGCTGCTGCCCCGCCTGCTCTACCGCCACCACCAGCCGCTCCGGTGCCACTGCAACAGCTGCCGCCGGCGCCCGCGCCGCAGCAGCACGAGGAGCCAG AGCGGGAGATCGGCGCCGCCGCGCCTGAGCCTGTCGTCCAGTACACGCcgccggcgccgctgatgccgtccCCGCCCTCGGTCAACGGCGCCAATGTCAGTGCCAGCACCAGCAGCGTCGCGGCCACGTCGCAGAGCCTCCTCGGCAGCATGTTCGCGCCGTCTTCCGTGGCCCAGGCGCCGCAGTACCCGGAGCGCGCGCTGGCGGCCAAGCCCCCGTCGCTGTGCCTCGCGACCGACGCCGCGTCCGCCCAGTTCTCGGCCCCCGCGGCtgaccggcagcagcagcagctcccaccgccgtcgccgtccccgtcggcgCACATGTCGGCCACGGCGCTGCTGCAGAAGGCGGCGCAGATGGGCGCCACCTCGTCGAGCTCCTCGTTCCTGCGTGGGCTGGGCCTGGACATCTCGTCGTCCTCGCCGGCGTCGACGTCGTCCggtcagcaccaccaccaccaccaccaccaccaccaccaagaagccaTGCAGATGCAGTTCCCGGAGGGGTCGCTGCAGCAATGGCCGCCGCGGTTGGAGCCCGAGCCTGCCCCGATGATGTCGGCCGGGCTGGGCCTCGGGCTGCCATACGACTCGACCGGCGGTCCGATGGGGCTGCCGGAGCTGATGATGGGCCAGTCATCGCTGTTCAGCGCCAAGCCAGCCACGCTGGACTTCCTAGGACTCGGGATGAGCCCCACGGGCGCGACGACGAGCAGGGGCCTCCCCGTGTTCATGCAGCCGATGGGCGGCGCGGTGGGCATGGCCCGGAGCGGCACCGGGCCCCCCGACACGTTCGGCGCCGGCCGGGGCGCTCAGGGCAAGCCGTGGGAGAGGAACCCGAGCAGCTCGCCGATCCTGTAA